The sequence ATTGTACCCCGAAAAAGCTCACTCGCCCCTAAACATCCAAAACGGTCGATCCAAACTACTCCATATGAATATGTGGTGTCTCCGTGAGCTTAAGAGCCTCATCGACACTCTCCACAAAATGCGTCATTCCTCCACAGATATCCACGATACCACTCTTCACCATTAATCGAAAGACCTCGCTTTCCGGTCGAGGAATTCGACAGAAGAACACCCTAACGTCTTGATCGATATATTCCTGCACAATCTCAGAGAGCACCTGGACACCCGAACCATCAATGCTCGTAACACCGTGGATATCAAATATCATATTCCGATTATGCTCTGGGGACCTAAGCCGGGGAAGAGCTGGGTGAGCAGCATTGGTGCCATAAAACTCGAGCCGCCGGAGGCGGTTCTTCAAATCACCTGTGTTTGCAAATGTAAGCGGTTCTGGAATCTTCACAATCAGACAGCCTTCGATGAATTCGACCCTCTCCGGATGGAGCTCTGCATTTTCAAATCGGTTGTCGGTCCCAGAAAGCTTGCCCAGGATTTGGATGCGGGGCTTTGTTGCGTGTCGAATAACTTGCAAAATGGATAGACCCATCCCCAGGGCTATGCCAAGGTAGAGGGAGTAGAAGACGGTAGAAACAAAAATAAGAAGCATAAGGATCAGTTCTGACCAGCCGCGAATGCGGATGAAGAATCGGATGTCATCGGGGCATTCTTCAATGAGGGACCATGAGACAACAGATATTACAGCGGACAGGACACCCATCTTCCAGCTGTTAACAAAGCGTTCAAATGGACATGCTTTTCTTATTGGTTATTAACTTACCGGAAGGTAGTAAAAGTAGGGCAATAAGTATACGATGCATATCACCGTAATTAGGCATAAAAAAATGCTGCTCATGGGCGTTTTCCCACCGGTTGCAGCGCTAAGTTTGCTTCTTCCGTAACCGCCAAACGAGGGCAATGCCATGAAGCACCCGCCAAGGATATTAGCAGTCCCAAGAGCAACGAGCTCTCGATTAGGACTGTAAGTCATACCCTCTATTCCGTCTTGAACTGTGCTGCGAAGGCCCTTGGCAGCAATCGAAGACTCGAAGAAGCCAAGCAACGAGATAATGAACGAAGTACTCATGGCGGTCCGTATATGATCCAATTGACTCCATTGGAATGGCCAACGGAATCCAAACGTATGATTTCCTGCTCCCTTAATGTCGCCCAAAATATGCAATCCTTGCTCAGCCCAGCCGAATTTCCAGGTAAATATCGCGGAGAAAATTACGACGAGAAGCTGATCAGGAAAGAAGACAACGCTTGGAAATCGTGGCTCCAAAAATTTCTTGAGCGTGCTTCAAGTTTTCTTCAGTATTGATCGTAGTCTTTTGGATGAATGCTACTTACCGAAACATCATAATAATGGCGAAGCTGCCGAAGGAGACAGCGCAGGTCAAAGCATGGCTATATCGAACGtttagaaataagaataCCAACTTATCCCAGCTGCTCCCATGGGTAACCAGGCCATCATGCTTGGCTCGATCACTCAGGCCCATCTCTGGAACGAGTTGGTCAACGAAGATGACAAAACCAATTGCACTGATGAACCCCCGCAAAAATGGTCGGCTGAGGATATTATCCAAAAAGCCCAACCTGGTAAGGCCTGCGATCAGAATCATCGCTCCGGCCATCCCAGTAACGATTCCGGCGATCTGAGCGTTTGCGAGGAGATCGTCGTCAATGGATTTCCCATCATCCACCGCGTTGCGAACGACCGTCGCAACCAGCAAAGAACCAGGAGCTTCTGGGCCGACTATGACTTGTGGGCTGCTTCCGAGGAGGGCGTACATAAGCGGGTGGAAGACGAAGGAATAGAGTCCATTAAGTGCAGGGATGTGGGCAACGTTAGACGCCAGTGACAACCCTAAGGGAATGTAGACCGACGCGACGGTTACGGCGGAGATAAAGTCTCCACGAAGATATCTCCATTGATATTGCGATATCCAGTTGAAAAATGGCACATAGTATGCTAAATACCTATCGTCACAGTCCCCATTAGCTACCTGAATTCACAGGGGAAGCTACGGATGACCTACATAATCCGCCTGTTCTTCACGCCATGCGCATCGGCGAGTTGCCTCGTCGCCGATTTACCCGTCGCAACGTGAAAAGGAGCCGAGGAAATCCCATCTCCTCTTATACTTTGACTTGAGCTCCCAGGCAGCGTACACCCATGTCGTAGGCTGGGACTGGCGCTTGTGCCGCGATTAGGGTATTGGTGAGTGTCAGGAGAAAATGTTCCATGCCTTGAGCCGCCTGCGGCTATACCATTGCGTTCGAGTTCTAACAGACGAGAGGTTTCGTCCTCCACATTGCCACTATTGGCGTCTGAATGCCCTGGCGCGCCTGACATGGTAGTAAATAAATGAGAGAACCTGTTGGATACGGAGAGCCGTCGAATAGGTGGGCGATGCTCCCAGGTCACTCCCTTCGTTTGCTTAGGAGGAGCTATGTGAGATGTGATTCCTGGGCTTTACCTatgagtacggagtagaaggTTGCAGGAACTGTTGCGCTGAGAGGCACAAGTTCAGATAGTTCTGGGAAGAGTTGGCTGGCGCTCATGGGTGTTTCGAGGGGCAAGCCTTGGTTTGGAGGTGCATAGGAGAACAGTCACAGACTTAAGTTAATTAAATAGTTAGTCGTTCGGTGAGCTACACACATGGCGTTAGGGCCCCTTTTTGACGCCTCGATTCGGGCCTTGGGGATAAGACTGCATTGCCGGGTGTCTGCCCATCGCGAACCAGCCAGACGCAAGCAGGCGGCGTCCTGCTTCTTGTCGTCAAATTCACTGGCCAGAATCGTGATTACATCATTGCTTATGGCATATATCACGTGATCTAAGCCGGCTCCCCGCTAACCCTTTTACACAAAAATGCAGACTGGGCGACGAGCACGGAGGGAGAGAAGTCTGCCACAGTCCGACTTGGAAGAGCTCGACGAGTCGAGTTGCAGCGTTGTCGAATCCAAGGGCGCTTGCTATTTCCAAAACACGCTTTCATCCTTACGCCATCCGTAGTGATTGCAATTTTCTACTTATCTGAGCCTGCAaaccttttttctttttgtttgatAGGATCCTTCGCCTCCCAGAGAGGTGACCAGCCCCGCCATCATGTCGTTAACGAATTGTCGGTTCTATGAGGAGAAGTACCCGGAGATTGATAGCTTCGTGATGGTGAACGTGAAGCAGGTTGGTTGCAGGCTGCGATCATGCATGATAGCTCTAACCTGACATGTCTACTTCCTAGATTGCGGAGATGGGAGCTTACGTGAACCTGCTTGAATACGACAACATCGATGGGATGATTCTGCTATCCGAACTATCCAGACGTCGTATTAGAAGTATACAGAAACTCATTCGCGTCGGGAGGAACGAGGTCGTCGTTGTTCTTCGTGTAGACAAGGAAAAGGGTGCGCTGAAAACCTTGGCTCGGTCATCCACTCTCAAATGTGCTAACGGGAATGTGCCTGCAAACAGGATATATCGATTTGTCGAAACGTCGAGTATCCGCCGAAGATGTGGTCAAGTGTGAGGAGCGGTACAACAAGAGCAAGTCTGTTCACTCGATTATGCGACATGTTGCCGAGAAGACAAGGACTCCGATCGAGACATTATACCAACAAATTGGATGGCCATTGAATAAAAAATACGGGCACGCCAACGATGCTTTCAAGCTCTCTATCACGTGAGGCGATGCCATCACCTTGGCTATGGAAGCGGATGCTGACTTGTTCCGCAGAAATCCTAGCATTTGGGACGACGTTACCTTCCCTAGCCAAGCTGTCAAGGACGAATTGTTGTTGCACATCAGCAAACGACTCACACCACAGCCGACCAAGGTTCGTGCAGATATCGAAGTTACATGCTTCAGCTACGAAGGAATCGACGCCGTCAAGGAAGCTTTGCGAACTGCCGAGGCCAACAACACCACAGACAACCAAGTCAAGGTGAAATTGGTCTCTCCACCGCTATATGTTTTAACCAGTCACTGCTTGGACAAGAATCTCGGAATCAAGACGCTGGAAGATGCAATCAAGGGTATCACTGAGAAAATTCGGGCGTCTGGTGGATCCTGTGTTGTGCAAATGGCTCCCAAGGCCGTCACCGAAGAAGATGAGGCCGATCTCCAGGCACTcatggaaaagaaagagcGTGAAAACCAGGAGGTCAGCGGTGATGAGAGTGTCAGCGAGAGTGACGATGCGATGGTCGAGTGAATTTGAAATGCATTTGCTTTATGATTTGGAATGAATTTTAAAGATTATCGCTCGCCCAGTCTTCTAAATGTGATCTTGAGGGATATCTGAAGGGTCGGCACTGGTATGAAAATAGCGCTAGACAAAAAATGGAAAACATGGGAATCTCGCATTTGTCGCTCTTTGCATATGCTGCAGTCCTCCAGTTGCAGCGCTCAACAAGCTGACTGTACAAGTACTTACGTGGCGACCCAAGTTAGTGCCATTTGCAGAGTCCAGTGTACTCCAAGCATCCTCCCTGATCAGCATTAAGAGCGGCGTTGCTGGTGGCTGTCTGAAGTGGCGATTTATACTTTTTGTTGCTCCGTAGTGACCGATAGCTGATACCTTCCCCGCAACTCCAAGACGCGGGTTTGGGGAGCTTCTTCGCCCCAGTGCGTACCAGGAACAAGCAACCTCTCTCTCGTCCGGGACGAGTCGATGGTCAACGATCACCAATTGGGAATATCGAAGAGTTTGTTTTTAGTGTTGGAGTGACCGATTTTTACTCAATTGCTGTATTAGTCCGTATTGTTTTGGCCTCTTCACCTTACGCAAAATCTACGACGTTCAACCATGTCGGGGTTGTTCAGTGGCTCGACCGAGGAGGAAGCACTAGTCGATGTCAACGAGCATGATAGGAGTGAGTCAATTGGCACATGGAATGGCCCTTTGGATGAAATCTTGCTGATAAACACTTCATAGTGCTCCCAAACACGGAGGCCGATGGTCCTCCGCCTTCCCTTCCAGCGAAAGAAGTCACCAAGGTAGCTCTTCAACTGAAGCACCTAATCGAACAAATTGTTCCCTGCGAGCTCGAAGAATCATCTATAACCAAGCCGAATAGTACAGTTATTACCAAAGCTGTAATTGAAACGGCAAGACACGTTGGAGGGGACGAGTATAGAGCTTGCGTGGTCTTCGGCCTCCTAGCCTGTGTACGATGGTTCAGAATACAGGCCGTCAAAGAGTTGTGGGACACAGAGCTTTATAGTCTTAGGGCAGTGGCATGCGAAGTTCTTGCGAAGCGCATGTATGTTACCCACTCTACCGTCTCCTGAAAACCTGGTTTCTTAACGGAATCCATTCCACGTGCAGACTCGAAAGCGACGAAGACCACTATTTCCTAATGCAAGCGGTTCTCTTGAAGCGATACTCGATTGTCACTAGTGGCAATGAAATAACTCCTCCGGCTAATGTTATCGAACGTGCCGTTGACTTGCACGCGTTAGAAATTATAGGCTCGTCAGGGTATCAGAAATGCATCAAGTACCTCTGGCATGGCTGGGTCTGCCAGGACGAGAGAGATGCCTCGAATTTTGTCGAATACAGTGAACGAACCAATACGTCTTATTGGGCTCACTTCAACCCGGACAGAATGCGAGTACCTATTTATCAAAATGCGGTACAGATATTCTTCTCTCTATTGTACCTGGTGCTCTATACCGTCGTTATAAATACAATCAACTCTACTGGTGACCTTGATGTAGTTGAAGGCATCCTCTACTTGATGACTTTTGCCTTTATCTGTGACGAAGTTTCTAAGTTCTGGAAAGTCGGTCGCAATTATTTCGGATTCTGGAACGCTTTCAATTCCACTCTCTATCTCCTTCTGGCCGCCTCGTTCATAATCCGGCTTGTAGCTCTTACTCGCTCTCCAGATTCACACAATCTTGAAAGGCTGCGGCTGAACCAGCTGAGTTATAACTTCCTGGCTTTCTCTGCGCCTCTTTTCTGGGGTCGCCTGCTTTTGTACCTGGACACGTTCCGTTTCTTCGGCGCCATGCTCGTTGTTCTGAAGGTTATGATGAAGGAAAGCCTGATATTTTTTGCGCTCTTGGGCGTGGTTATCATTGGCTTCCTCCAGGGATTTGCTGGAATGGATCAGGCAGACCCCGAGAATCTTATGACGCCGTCGATGATCCTTCAAGGAATGGCGAACACTGTAATGCAAAATCCTGAGTTCGACTCCTTTAAAAACTTTGCCTCTCCTTTTGGcattattttatattatctttttacGTTTGTCGTCATGGTTGGTAAGTGATCACTTCG is a genomic window of Coccidioides posadasii str. Silveira chromosome 3, complete sequence containing:
- a CDS encoding uncharacterized protein (EggNog:ENOG410PI9V~COG:P~TransMembrane:11 (i105-124o130-148i160-180o213-233i245-264o297-316i328-348o429-452i464-482o488-506i527-553o)~BUSCO:2350at33183); translation: MSGAPGHSDANSGNVEDETSRLLELERNGIAAGGSRHGTFSPDTHQYPNRGTSASPSLRHGCTLPGSSSQSIRGDGISSAPFHVATGKSATRQLADAHGVKNRRIMYLAYYVPFFNWISQYQWRYLRGDFISAVTVASVYIPLGLSLASNVAHIPALNGLYSFVFHPLMYALLGSSPQVIVGPEAPGSLLVATVVRNAVDDGKSIDDDLLANAQIAGIVTGMAGAMILIAGLTRLGFLDNILSRPFLRGFISAIGFVIFVDQLVPEMGLSDRAKHDGLVTHGSSWDKLVFLFLNVRYSHALTCAVSFGSFAIIMMFRTLKKFLEPRFPSVVFFPDQLLVVIFSAIFTWKFGWAEQGLHILGDIKGAGNHTFGFRWPFQWSQLDHIRTAMSTSFIISLLGFFESSIAAKGLRSTVQDGIEGMTYSPNRELVALGTANILGGCFMALPSFGGYGRSKLSAATGGKTPMSSIFLCLITVICIVYLLPYFYYLPMGVLSAVISVVSWSLIEECPDDIRFFIRIRGWSELILMLLIFVSTVFYSLYLGIALGMGLSILQVIRHATKPRIQILGKLSGTDNRFENAELHPERVEFIEGCLIVKIPEPLTFANTGDLKNRLRRLEFYGTNAAHPALPRLRSPEHNRNMIFDIHGVTSIDGSGVQVLSEIVQEYIDQDVRVFFCRIPRPESEVFRLMVKSGIVDICGGMTHFVESVDEALKLTETPHIHME
- a CDS encoding uncharacterized protein (EggNog:ENOG410PGN6~COG:P~TransMembrane:8 (i234-254o266-283i295-314o334-352i373-393o434-455i489-509o521-540i)~BUSCO:3735at33183), with translation MSGLFSGSTEEEALVDVNEHDRMLPNTEADGPPPSLPAKEVTKVALQLKHLIEQIVPCELEESSITKPNSTVITKAVIETARHVGGDEYRACVVFGLLACVRWFRIQAVKELWDTELYSLRAVACEVLAKRILESDEDHYFLMQAVLLKRYSIVTSGNEITPPANVIERAVDLHALEIIGSSGYQKCIKYLWHGWVCQDERDASNFVEYSERTNTSYWAHFNPDRMRVPIYQNAVQIFFSLLYLVLYTVVINTINSTGDLDVVEGILYLMTFAFICDEVSKFWKVGRNYFGFWNAFNSTLYLLLAASFIIRLVALTRSPDSHNLERLRLNQLSYNFLAFSAPLFWGRLLLYLDTFRFFGAMLVVLKVMMKESLIFFALLGVVIIGFLQGFAGMDQADPENLMTPSMILQGMANTVMQNPEFDSFKNFASPFGIILYYLFTFVVMVVLLNILIALYNSAYEDITGNATNEYLALFAYRTLQFVRAPDENVFIVPFNLVEIFFLILPFEWWLPSARYERLNHYVMGVIYSPLLFITAFIETCHARRIQVNRRLGEEEDDQVEEWEEAAALVGATSVTMDWDQKVQEIKPNVEVDLCVIEVRALKQELADLRTLVKTLVEQRDRRTASGEDQGENTQVNGADDDSGAEQLI
- a CDS encoding uncharacterized protein (BUSCO:330815at4751~EggNog:ENOG410PJGU~COG:J~BUSCO:10994at33183); this translates as MSLTNCRFYEEKYPEIDSFVMVNVKQIAEMGAYVNLLEYDNIDGMILLSELSRRRIRSIQKLIRVGRNEVVVVLRVDKEKGYIDLSKRRVSAEDVVKCEERYNKSKSVHSIMRHVAEKTRTPIETLYQQIGWPLNKKYGHANDAFKLSITNPSIWDDVTFPSQAVKDELLLHISKRLTPQPTKVRADIEVTCFSYEGIDAVKEALRTAEANNTTDNQVKVKLVSPPLYVLTSHCLDKNLGIKTLEDAIKGITEKIRASGGSCVVQMAPKAVTEEDEADLQALMEKKERENQEVSGDESVSESDDAMVE